A genomic region of Synechococcus sp. NOUM97013 contains the following coding sequences:
- a CDS encoding MSMEG_0567/Sll0786 family nitrogen starvation N-acetyltransferase: MVSCLDPSSCGIGRSVSSAPHLFTPSVRAGIGIDADDFRLSPTASSNRFTFHLLRAESSLNQGYWSLRRSIFCSEQHVFEESDRDELDAIAYPIAALHHSSERGHDDGAETDVVGVVRIVETEPRLWYGGRLGVHSDFRRHNQIGKGLIWKAVTTANGWGCDRFLATVQIQNVRFFRRLHWSSIDELEIRGIRHHLMEADLGYYLPSREQRPIASHHLSTAA, from the coding sequence ATGGTCTCGTGTCTTGATCCCAGCAGCTGCGGCATTGGCCGCAGCGTCAGTTCCGCACCTCATCTGTTCACGCCGTCTGTGCGCGCTGGCATCGGCATCGATGCCGATGATTTCCGTCTGTCTCCCACCGCGAGTTCCAATCGTTTTACCTTTCATCTTCTGCGGGCCGAGTCGTCACTGAACCAGGGGTATTGGTCCTTGCGGCGCAGCATCTTCTGCAGCGAGCAGCACGTGTTTGAAGAGTCTGATCGTGACGAGCTTGATGCGATCGCCTACCCGATAGCGGCGTTGCATCACAGCTCAGAGCGGGGGCATGACGATGGCGCCGAAACAGATGTGGTTGGCGTGGTGCGGATTGTGGAGACGGAACCGCGACTTTGGTATGGCGGACGTCTTGGCGTGCATTCCGATTTCCGTCGTCATAACCAAATTGGCAAGGGTTTGATTTGGAAAGCTGTCACCACGGCCAATGGTTGGGGATGTGATCGCTTCCTGGCCACGGTGCAGATTCAGAACGTCCGTTTTTTCCGCCGCTTGCACTGGTCCTCGATCGATGAACTTGAGATCCGGGGCATTCGCCATCACCTGATGGAAGCGGATCTTGGCTACTACCTGCCCTCCCGTGAGCAACGGCCGATCGCCTCGCATCACTTGTCAACTGCGGCGTGA
- a CDS encoding MSMEG_0570 family nitrogen starvation response protein gives MPEVRFQLEWPDGQSSTLYSPSTVILDYFQAGDSLLVSELEARGVEALRAASERVRARYGFACTRADEEESQLLQWVSRYSSDDTVRVIGQLN, from the coding sequence ATGCCTGAAGTTCGCTTTCAGCTGGAGTGGCCAGATGGGCAATCCAGTACGTTGTATTCGCCTTCGACGGTGATTCTCGATTATTTTCAAGCTGGAGATTCACTGTTGGTTTCTGAGCTTGAAGCGCGCGGAGTTGAAGCTCTACGCGCTGCGTCTGAGCGGGTTCGTGCGCGTTATGGTTTTGCTTGCACACGTGCAGATGAAGAAGAATCCCAGCTTCTTCAATGGGTCTCCCGCTACAGCTCCGATGACACGGTTCGTGTGATCGGTCAGCTGAACTGA
- a CDS encoding sll0787 family AIR synthase-like protein, producing the protein MNDVGLVNALRSTSGLLAKRDIRSAAATFCHQPFPQLGLAGMLGDDAAVLPAQTGQLLLACEGMHPGLVEEDPWFAGWSGVLVNLSDIAAMGGRPLALVNSVWSTGTEDISALMEGMRFACDRFGVPMVGGHSNQQSSYQALSVSVLGVAEGPVLSARAARPGDELWMLVNKAGGFYRHYPFWDAATHAPPERLRSQLALLPMLAAEQLVHAAKDISMGGLIGTAVMFAEACGHQLILDLDAVERPEGIHDEAWLTCFPSFGYMLAADPSRTAALAQLASRDSTLICCRVGYFASGDCSVVVNHSGDTHHFWDGTDALTGFGCVR; encoded by the coding sequence GTGAATGACGTGGGTCTTGTGAACGCCTTGCGCAGCACCAGCGGCCTGTTGGCGAAGCGCGATATTCGCTCGGCCGCTGCCACCTTTTGCCATCAGCCCTTTCCGCAGCTGGGACTGGCCGGGATGCTGGGTGATGACGCGGCTGTGCTGCCTGCTCAGACCGGCCAGCTGTTGCTGGCCTGTGAGGGGATGCATCCCGGATTGGTAGAAGAGGACCCATGGTTTGCCGGCTGGAGTGGGGTCTTGGTCAACCTCAGTGACATCGCAGCCATGGGTGGCCGTCCCCTGGCGCTGGTGAACAGTGTCTGGAGCACGGGCACTGAAGACATCAGCGCCTTGATGGAGGGAATGCGATTTGCCTGTGATCGCTTCGGTGTTCCGATGGTGGGTGGCCACTCCAACCAGCAGAGCTCTTATCAGGCGCTTTCGGTGTCTGTTCTGGGGGTGGCGGAGGGTCCTGTGCTGTCTGCTCGCGCAGCACGTCCAGGTGATGAGCTGTGGATGCTGGTGAACAAGGCAGGAGGCTTCTATCGCCACTACCCCTTCTGGGATGCTGCGACCCATGCCCCGCCCGAGCGTCTTCGTTCGCAACTTGCCTTGCTTCCCATGCTGGCTGCGGAACAGCTGGTTCACGCGGCGAAAGACATCAGCATGGGAGGCCTCATCGGCACCGCTGTGATGTTTGCCGAGGCATGTGGTCATCAGTTGATCCTTGACCTCGACGCCGTGGAACGACCGGAAGGCATCCACGACGAGGCCTGGCTGACTTGCTTCCCCAGTTTCGGCTACATGCTGGCTGCGGACCCATCGCGTACGGCCGCCTTGGCGCAGCTGGCCTCACGCGATTCGACGCTGATTTGCTGCCGTGTTGGGTACTTTGCCTCGGGTGATTGCAGTGTGGTTGTGAACCATTCAGGTGACACGCATCACTTCTGGGATGGCACTGATGCGTTGACTGGTTTTGGCTGTGTTCGATGA